In the genome of Bombus affinis isolate iyBomAffi1 chromosome 7, iyBomAffi1.2, whole genome shotgun sequence, one region contains:
- the LOC126919010 gene encoding uncharacterized protein LOC126919010 isoform X1, with the protein MSMMKVVVFLVAVAATRALPLSKVHVKFISPPHIYEHGITTDGDRTIDQTSYVSIGRRSTTGNPTEFGQRLHNKGNVAPYIKPENAESLWPVGVFIPPVDINDLGYSSRESRHMTPDFSNGLEYHDPYLLTGEEAMLAVKYLYSQGELFYDDIPHERALLKNQEERRRNGLHGHILRSLRPTSPFSRKA; encoded by the exons ATGTCGATG ATGAAAGTGGTGGTCTTCTTAGTTGCTGTTGCAGCAACCAGAGCTTTGCCGCTCTCAAAAGTGCACGTGAAATTTATTTCTCCTCCGCACATTTATGAGCACGGTATTACGACAGACG GGGATCGGACGATAGATCAGACGTCTTACGTCTCTATTGGGAGAAGAAGCACAACAGGAAACCCTACAGAATTTG GGCAACGATTACACAACAAAGGTAACGTTGCACCATATATAAAACCGGAAAATGCAGAATCTTTGTGGCCGGTAGGCGTTTTCATTCCACCAGTGGATATCAATGATCTTGGTTACAGTTCGCGAGAATCAAGGCATATGACACCTGACTTTTCCAATGGGCTTG AATACCACGACCCGTATTTATTGACCGGTGAGGAAGCAATGCTCGCTGTAAAATATCTTTATAGCCAGGGCGAGTTATTTTACGATGATATTCCACATGAAAGAGCACTGCTGAAAAACCAAGAAGAAAGGAGGCGAAACGGCCTTCATGGGCACATATTGAGAAGTTTGAGGCCTACCTCGCCATTCTCTAGAAAAGCTTAA
- the LOC126919010 gene encoding uncharacterized protein LOC126919010 isoform X2, with protein MKVVVFLVAVAATRALPLSKVHVKFISPPHIYEHGITTDGDRTIDQTSYVSIGRRSTTGNPTEFGQRLHNKGNVAPYIKPENAESLWPVGVFIPPVDINDLGYSSRESRHMTPDFSNGLEYHDPYLLTGEEAMLAVKYLYSQGELFYDDIPHERALLKNQEERRRNGLHGHILRSLRPTSPFSRKA; from the exons ATGAAAGTGGTGGTCTTCTTAGTTGCTGTTGCAGCAACCAGAGCTTTGCCGCTCTCAAAAGTGCACGTGAAATTTATTTCTCCTCCGCACATTTATGAGCACGGTATTACGACAGACG GGGATCGGACGATAGATCAGACGTCTTACGTCTCTATTGGGAGAAGAAGCACAACAGGAAACCCTACAGAATTTG GGCAACGATTACACAACAAAGGTAACGTTGCACCATATATAAAACCGGAAAATGCAGAATCTTTGTGGCCGGTAGGCGTTTTCATTCCACCAGTGGATATCAATGATCTTGGTTACAGTTCGCGAGAATCAAGGCATATGACACCTGACTTTTCCAATGGGCTTG AATACCACGACCCGTATTTATTGACCGGTGAGGAAGCAATGCTCGCTGTAAAATATCTTTATAGCCAGGGCGAGTTATTTTACGATGATATTCCACATGAAAGAGCACTGCTGAAAAACCAAGAAGAAAGGAGGCGAAACGGCCTTCATGGGCACATATTGAGAAGTTTGAGGCCTACCTCGCCATTCTCTAGAAAAGCTTAA
- the LOC126918968 gene encoding solute carrier family 41 member 1-like isoform X2 codes for MVAFPESPTEPALSNMTIINLNDCTDCNEHLVNKANDRGVKDHVLTIEGDNVSNGKDNYALDIDNIEKDIDNKLNASADIKAEPDVVKKVADPVPDLRNDTGGFDNRPYRNEKWYQTTFQVAVPFFIAGIGTIGAGLVLNQVKDWPVFCAISQLFILIPSLLGLKGNLDMCLASRISTQANLGNMHEFREIVKIIIGNIALVQIQAIVAAVLVSIFAITVNAIMEGSEYTFKWNNCLLLATASVCTATSTCFILDFVMIAVIMISYRCKMNPDNLATPLAASFGDVISISVLSMIASGLYNRMTPEPWILYVILGCYFLILPFWIYVVLKNNYTKHVLTSGWLPVLSALFISGFGGLVLDQVVDSFDGFVIFQPIINGIGGNLVSVQASRISTTLHQTTIMGILPPHSKIFISPWKALFRGSLYAKTARILICMAIFGEIIFIFAADYISKGTSTLHICFVVSYIVMAILQVMLLLYVAHIIIHAMWQYKIDPDNSAIPYLTALGDLSGTVFLAITFWFLISIHQEYGK; via the exons ATGGTCGCTTTTCCGGAATCGCCAACTGAACCGGCACTGTCAAACATGACTATTATAAACTTAAACGATTGCACGGATTGTAATGAGCATCTAGTAAACAAAGCTAATGACAGGGGAGTTAAAGATCACGTGCTCACTATAGAGGGAGACAACGTATCAAACGGGAAGGATAATTATGCGTTAGATATCGACAATATAGAAAAAGATATCGACAACAAACTAAACGCATCGGCCGACATTAAAGCAGAACCTGATGTCGTGAAGAAAGTGGCAG ATCCTGTACCTGACCTCCGTAATGACACGGGCGGCTTTGATAACAGACCATACAGGAATGAGAAATGGTATCAAACCACCTTCCAAGTCGCTGTTCCATTCTTCATCGCTGGGATAGGTACGATCGGCGCGGGCCTGGTGCTTAACCAAGTCAAG GACTGGCCAGTATTCTGCGCCATTTCTCAATTATTCATTCTAATCCCTTCGCTGTTGGGCCTGAAAGGCAATCTCGATATGTGCTTAGCCTCACGGATATCCACGCAAGCCAATTTGGGTAACATGCACGAGTTTCGAGAAATCGtaaaaataattattggtaATATCGCATTGGTACAGATACAGGCGATCGTCGCGGCTGTTTTGGTATCGATCTTCGCGATCACAGTCAACGCTATAATGGAAGGCAGCGAGTACACTTTCAAATGGAACAATTGCCTATTATTAGCCACAGCTAGCGTCTGCACTGCCACGAGCACTTGCTTTATTCTag ATTTTGTAATGATCGCCGTTATCATGATTTCATATCGATGCAAAATGAACCCCGACAATTTAGCTACGCCTTTGGCTGCCTCCTTTGGAGACGTCATATCAATTAGCGTTCTATCAATGATAGCATCAGGATTGTACAACAGAATGACGCCAGAACCATGgatcttatacgttatacttggctgttactttttaattttaccGTTTTGGATCTATGTGGTTCTTAAGAATAATTACACTAAACATGTTTTAACATCTGGATGGCTTCCTGTTTTATCGGCCTTGTTTATCAGTGG ATTTGGCGGTTTGGTTCTTGATCAAGTTGTTGACTCGTTCGATGGATTCGTGATCTTTCAACCAATCATAAACGGAATTGGTGGTAATTTAGTCTCTGTGCAAGCATCTCGAATCTCAACTACATTGCACCAGACAACGATTATGGGAATTTTACCGCCACACTCGAAAATTTTCATCAGTCCATGGAAAGCGCTTTTCAGAGGCT CGCTGTACGCGAAAACAGCCAGAATACTCATTTGCATGGCGATTTTCggtgaaataattttcatttttgccGCCGATTATATCTCAAAGGGAACATCCACGTTACATATATGCTTTGTGGTTTCTTACATCGTCATGGCCATTCTTCAA GTTATGCTGTTGCTCTACGTGGCGCATATCATTATTCACGCTATGTGGCAATACAAAATCGACCCGGACAATTCCGCCATTCCATATTTAACGGCATTAGGCGATCTCTCGGGAACGGTATTCTTAGCAATAACATTTTGGTTCCTCATAAGTATACATCAAGAGTACGGAAAATAA
- the LOC126918968 gene encoding solute carrier family 41 member 1-like isoform X1, producing MVAFPESPTEPALSNMTIINLNDCTDCNEHLVNKANDRGVKDHVLTIEGDNVSNGKDNYALDIDNIEKDIDNKLNASADIKAEPDVVKKVAAGLKNPNGQKNKTDMSLPNLGGGTISSGSSVVTISSVANSDPVPDLRNDTGGFDNRPYRNEKWYQTTFQVAVPFFIAGIGTIGAGLVLNQVKDWPVFCAISQLFILIPSLLGLKGNLDMCLASRISTQANLGNMHEFREIVKIIIGNIALVQIQAIVAAVLVSIFAITVNAIMEGSEYTFKWNNCLLLATASVCTATSTCFILDFVMIAVIMISYRCKMNPDNLATPLAASFGDVISISVLSMIASGLYNRMTPEPWILYVILGCYFLILPFWIYVVLKNNYTKHVLTSGWLPVLSALFISGFGGLVLDQVVDSFDGFVIFQPIINGIGGNLVSVQASRISTTLHQTTIMGILPPHSKIFISPWKALFRGSLYAKTARILICMAIFGEIIFIFAADYISKGTSTLHICFVVSYIVMAILQVMLLLYVAHIIIHAMWQYKIDPDNSAIPYLTALGDLSGTVFLAITFWFLISIHQEYGK from the exons ATGGTCGCTTTTCCGGAATCGCCAACTGAACCGGCACTGTCAAACATGACTATTATAAACTTAAACGATTGCACGGATTGTAATGAGCATCTAGTAAACAAAGCTAATGACAGGGGAGTTAAAGATCACGTGCTCACTATAGAGGGAGACAACGTATCAAACGGGAAGGATAATTATGCGTTAGATATCGACAATATAGAAAAAGATATCGACAACAAACTAAACGCATCGGCCGACATTAAAGCAGAACCTGATGTCGTGAAGAAAGTGGCAG CGGGTCTGAAAAATCCTAACGGCCAAAAGAACAAAACGGACATGTCACTGCCCAATCTCGGTGGTGGAACAATTTCAAGTGGAAGTTCCGTAGTGACCATCTCTTCCGTCGCAAATTCAGATCCTGTACCTGACCTCCGTAATGACACGGGCGGCTTTGATAACAGACCATACAGGAATGAGAAATGGTATCAAACCACCTTCCAAGTCGCTGTTCCATTCTTCATCGCTGGGATAGGTACGATCGGCGCGGGCCTGGTGCTTAACCAAGTCAAG GACTGGCCAGTATTCTGCGCCATTTCTCAATTATTCATTCTAATCCCTTCGCTGTTGGGCCTGAAAGGCAATCTCGATATGTGCTTAGCCTCACGGATATCCACGCAAGCCAATTTGGGTAACATGCACGAGTTTCGAGAAATCGtaaaaataattattggtaATATCGCATTGGTACAGATACAGGCGATCGTCGCGGCTGTTTTGGTATCGATCTTCGCGATCACAGTCAACGCTATAATGGAAGGCAGCGAGTACACTTTCAAATGGAACAATTGCCTATTATTAGCCACAGCTAGCGTCTGCACTGCCACGAGCACTTGCTTTATTCTag ATTTTGTAATGATCGCCGTTATCATGATTTCATATCGATGCAAAATGAACCCCGACAATTTAGCTACGCCTTTGGCTGCCTCCTTTGGAGACGTCATATCAATTAGCGTTCTATCAATGATAGCATCAGGATTGTACAACAGAATGACGCCAGAACCATGgatcttatacgttatacttggctgttactttttaattttaccGTTTTGGATCTATGTGGTTCTTAAGAATAATTACACTAAACATGTTTTAACATCTGGATGGCTTCCTGTTTTATCGGCCTTGTTTATCAGTGG ATTTGGCGGTTTGGTTCTTGATCAAGTTGTTGACTCGTTCGATGGATTCGTGATCTTTCAACCAATCATAAACGGAATTGGTGGTAATTTAGTCTCTGTGCAAGCATCTCGAATCTCAACTACATTGCACCAGACAACGATTATGGGAATTTTACCGCCACACTCGAAAATTTTCATCAGTCCATGGAAAGCGCTTTTCAGAGGCT CGCTGTACGCGAAAACAGCCAGAATACTCATTTGCATGGCGATTTTCggtgaaataattttcatttttgccGCCGATTATATCTCAAAGGGAACATCCACGTTACATATATGCTTTGTGGTTTCTTACATCGTCATGGCCATTCTTCAA GTTATGCTGTTGCTCTACGTGGCGCATATCATTATTCACGCTATGTGGCAATACAAAATCGACCCGGACAATTCCGCCATTCCATATTTAACGGCATTAGGCGATCTCTCGGGAACGGTATTCTTAGCAATAACATTTTGGTTCCTCATAAGTATACATCAAGAGTACGGAAAATAA